A single genomic interval of Polyangium spumosum harbors:
- a CDS encoding choice-of-anchor L domain-containing protein, whose product MRSSLSTLLVPALVAYAAAAGCAADGGGGSAGSTNVNAGGSGGMGGAAGAGGMGGTGGAGGMGGMGGSGAGPMGCVSDGDCANDPGGTICDVSTGVCVACLPSPDPFLDDCGMGQYCNPTSKKCEVGCTIKSDCPGAQACDTMMNKCVGCVIDTDCNAGSICISSTCIPGCSGVQPCQAGFSCCGSSCYDLSGDENNCGFCNNSCKSPTNGTALCDNGLCVLGSCKNGFADCNQNSEDGCEWNVLQDGACACVPGQTQSCYQGVPGTVGVGPCKAGTQTCKEDGSGWGDCVGQVLPKYEVCANAIDDDCNGAADDFGGDFDGDGYSSCGGGDCCDYLSPGCSNPKAVNPGAYEFPNDGLDNDCDSTTPDNEEPQPCSEAAKLTGVLAEDVAKAIELCQFVEENPPAGEYKKWGVLSADLVLANGNAPTGAQLTTLQNKSTAILQNFGTNVVPQKGATMAGLSTGMMRDENDAGFAGYHVYNGIDSDPPSAYLLANGGKLPSSQGCNGTCTSGSDANDPVNVRLKIRTPTNAKSFTYSFRFFSFEYWTFQCTTFNDFFLALLTSGSPGLPLDKNVAKDASGNAISVNNGFFDVCVPKGCNTCPFGTTDLAGTGLTLDNSGGGTKWLFNDASIVPGETITLELMVFDVGDQNYDSLVLIDNFKWNAADLGTGVHD is encoded by the coding sequence ATGCGCTCTTCGCTTTCGACCCTGCTCGTCCCGGCGCTCGTCGCGTACGCGGCCGCGGCTGGCTGCGCCGCGGACGGCGGCGGCGGCTCGGCGGGCTCGACGAACGTGAACGCCGGCGGCAGCGGCGGCATGGGAGGCGCCGCGGGCGCGGGTGGGATGGGCGGCACCGGCGGCGCGGGCGGCATGGGCGGCATGGGCGGCTCGGGCGCCGGGCCCATGGGCTGCGTGTCGGACGGCGATTGCGCGAACGATCCGGGCGGCACGATCTGCGACGTGAGCACGGGCGTCTGCGTCGCGTGCCTCCCGAGCCCCGACCCGTTCCTCGACGACTGCGGCATGGGGCAGTACTGCAACCCGACCTCGAAGAAGTGCGAGGTCGGCTGCACGATCAAGAGCGACTGCCCCGGCGCGCAGGCCTGCGACACCATGATGAACAAGTGCGTCGGGTGCGTGATCGACACCGACTGCAACGCCGGGTCGATCTGCATCTCGAGCACCTGCATCCCCGGCTGCTCCGGCGTCCAGCCTTGCCAGGCTGGCTTCAGTTGCTGCGGCTCGAGCTGCTACGACCTCTCGGGCGACGAGAACAACTGCGGCTTCTGCAACAACTCGTGCAAGTCGCCGACCAATGGCACCGCGCTCTGCGACAACGGCCTCTGCGTGCTCGGCTCCTGCAAGAACGGCTTCGCCGACTGCAACCAGAACTCGGAGGACGGCTGCGAGTGGAACGTGCTGCAGGACGGCGCGTGCGCCTGCGTGCCTGGCCAGACGCAGTCTTGTTACCAGGGCGTGCCGGGGACGGTTGGCGTCGGTCCGTGCAAGGCCGGCACGCAGACGTGCAAGGAGGACGGCTCGGGCTGGGGCGATTGTGTCGGCCAGGTGCTGCCGAAGTACGAGGTCTGCGCCAACGCCATCGACGACGACTGCAACGGCGCGGCCGACGACTTCGGCGGTGATTTCGACGGCGATGGCTACAGCTCGTGCGGCGGCGGCGACTGCTGCGACTACCTGAGCCCCGGCTGCTCGAACCCGAAGGCCGTCAATCCTGGCGCCTACGAGTTCCCGAACGACGGCCTCGACAACGACTGCGACTCGACCACGCCCGACAACGAGGAGCCCCAGCCCTGCAGCGAGGCGGCGAAGCTCACCGGCGTCCTGGCCGAGGACGTGGCGAAGGCCATCGAGCTCTGCCAGTTCGTCGAGGAGAACCCGCCGGCGGGCGAGTACAAGAAGTGGGGCGTGCTCAGCGCGGATCTCGTCCTCGCGAACGGCAACGCGCCGACCGGGGCTCAGCTCACGACGCTGCAGAACAAGTCGACGGCGATCCTCCAGAACTTCGGCACCAACGTGGTGCCGCAGAAGGGCGCGACGATGGCCGGGCTCTCGACCGGCATGATGCGCGACGAGAACGACGCTGGATTCGCCGGTTACCATGTATACAACGGCATCGACAGCGATCCGCCTTCCGCCTACCTCCTGGCGAACGGCGGCAAGCTGCCGTCGTCGCAGGGCTGCAACGGCACCTGCACCTCGGGCAGCGACGCGAACGACCCGGTGAACGTGCGCCTCAAGATCCGCACGCCCACGAACGCGAAGTCGTTCACGTACAGCTTCCGGTTCTTCTCCTTCGAGTACTGGACGTTCCAGTGCACGACGTTCAACGACTTCTTCCTCGCGCTGCTCACGTCCGGCTCGCCGGGCCTGCCGCTCGACAAGAACGTCGCCAAGGACGCGTCGGGCAACGCGATCAGCGTGAACAACGGCTTCTTCGACGTCTGCGTCCCCAAGGGCTGCAACACCTGCCCGTTCGGCACGACGGACCTCGCGGGCACGGGGCTGACGCTGGACAACAGCGGCGGCGGGACGAAGTGGCTCTTCAACGACGCCTCCATCGTGCCCGGCGAGACGATCACGCTCGAGCTCATGGTCTTCGACGTCGGCGACCAGAACTACGACTCGCTCGTCCTGATCGACAACTTCAAGTGGAACGCGGCCGATCTCGGCACCGGCGTCCACGACTGA
- a CDS encoding choice-of-anchor L domain-containing protein — MARSLLFSSSLLLLAGTLGLASCSDDSTGTGGNGATGGSGGAGAAGGMGGTGGGTGGAGGGTGGAGGVGGVGGMGGAGGMGGAGGMGGAGGVGGMGGAGGMGGMGGAGGMGGMGGAGGAGGGMGGAGGGGGAGGDPMSIDADNDGWTIGDGDCCDNDIKCDSPEGVNPGAFEYLGNGIDDDCDPSTKDDVVATDCTDAPLATPTSTLELVKAMELCQFTLENAPLPQRKWGVISSQLVLADGSSAQVPKDVQVGVLANYGPNVTPRKGATMAALSTGTARDVDDPGFVYPQNGPNPDVQKGNFKANTLCPIPADYLAANGGKLPSPDECPSCLGENCTKAYDSVNFKLRIRVPTNARSFSYRLKAYTAEYPEYTCGQFNDFFLALLRSNWQPDPMADPPQVPLPADRNIAKDANGNSITVNNAFFEVCFPSPISPPGACPAGTLELIGTGMGGWDGDYKDGGGTVWLVNEAPVVPGETIDLEFIVADAGDSNVDSTVLLDYFRWGLQAAAAGVHK; from the coding sequence ATGGCTCGTTCCCTTCTCTTTTCCAGCTCGCTGCTCCTGCTCGCGGGCACCCTCGGCCTCGCGTCGTGCTCCGACGACTCCACGGGCACAGGTGGCAACGGCGCGACCGGCGGTTCGGGCGGCGCAGGCGCGGCCGGCGGCATGGGCGGCACGGGCGGCGGCACCGGCGGCGCAGGCGGCGGCACCGGCGGCGCAGGCGGCGTGGGCGGCGTCGGCGGGATGGGCGGCGCAGGTGGCATGGGCGGCGCTGGCGGCATGGGCGGCGCGGGCGGCGTCGGCGGGATGGGCGGCGCTGGCGGCATGGGCGGCATGGGCGGCGCTGGCGGCATGGGCGGCATGGGCGGCGCGGGTGGAGCCGGCGGCGGCATGGGCGGCGCGGGCGGCGGCGGCGGCGCGGGCGGCGATCCCATGTCGATCGACGCCGACAACGATGGCTGGACCATCGGCGACGGCGACTGCTGCGACAACGACATCAAGTGCGACTCGCCCGAGGGCGTGAACCCCGGCGCGTTCGAGTACCTCGGCAACGGCATCGACGACGACTGCGACCCGTCGACGAAGGACGACGTCGTGGCGACCGACTGCACGGATGCGCCGCTCGCCACGCCGACGAGCACGCTCGAGCTCGTCAAGGCCATGGAGCTCTGCCAGTTCACCCTCGAGAACGCGCCGCTCCCGCAGAGGAAGTGGGGCGTGATCTCGAGCCAGCTCGTGCTCGCGGACGGGTCGAGCGCGCAGGTACCGAAGGACGTGCAGGTCGGCGTGCTGGCGAACTACGGGCCCAACGTGACGCCGCGCAAGGGCGCGACGATGGCCGCGCTCTCCACGGGCACGGCGCGCGACGTGGACGACCCGGGCTTCGTCTACCCGCAGAACGGCCCGAACCCGGACGTCCAGAAGGGCAACTTCAAGGCGAACACGCTCTGCCCGATCCCGGCCGATTACCTCGCGGCGAACGGCGGCAAGTTGCCTTCGCCCGACGAGTGCCCGTCGTGCCTCGGCGAGAACTGCACGAAGGCGTACGACTCGGTCAACTTCAAGCTTCGCATCCGCGTGCCCACGAACGCGCGGTCGTTCTCGTACCGGCTGAAGGCCTACACCGCGGAGTACCCCGAGTACACCTGCGGTCAGTTCAACGACTTCTTCCTCGCGCTCCTGCGGAGCAACTGGCAGCCGGACCCGATGGCGGATCCGCCGCAGGTGCCGCTGCCCGCCGATCGCAACATCGCGAAGGACGCGAACGGCAACTCGATCACCGTCAACAACGCGTTCTTCGAGGTCTGCTTCCCCTCGCCGATCTCGCCCCCGGGTGCGTGCCCGGCGGGAACGCTGGAGCTCATCGGCACGGGCATGGGCGGCTGGGACGGCGATTACAAGGACGGCGGCGGCACGGTGTGGCTCGTGAACGAGGCGCCCGTCGTGCCCGGCGAGACGATCGACCTCGAGTTCATCGTCGCCGACGCTGGCGACTCGAACGTCGATTCGACGGTGCTGCTCGACTACTTCCGGTGGGGCCTCCAGGCGGCGGCCGCCGGTGTGCACAAGTGA
- the rplV gene encoding 50S ribosomal protein L22 — translation MLSKASAMFSRISPRKARMIADLVRGRDAADAIQLLQFTEKSAAPVIKKVIESAVANARQGGADVDALFISKATVDKGPNKFNRRWRPRAMGRATKVVKGVSHIVIELSERK, via the coding sequence ATGCTAAGCAAGGCCAGTGCGATGTTTTCGCGGATCTCTCCGCGAAAGGCGCGCATGATTGCGGACCTGGTCCGCGGACGCGATGCAGCGGATGCGATCCAGCTGCTCCAGTTCACGGAGAAGTCGGCTGCGCCGGTGATCAAGAAGGTCATCGAGAGCGCGGTGGCGAACGCCCGCCAGGGTGGCGCCGACGTCGACGCTTTGTTCATCAGCAAGGCCACGGTCGACAAGGGCCCGAACAAGTTCAACCGCCGCTGGCGCCCCCGTGCGATGGGGCGCGCGACGAAAGTCGTGAAGGGCGTCTCTCACATCGTGATCGAGCTCAGCGAGCGCAAGTAA
- the rpsC gene encoding 30S ribosomal protein S3: MGQKTHPYGFRVGVIKTWSSKWYEDGNAYQKWLHEDIRIKRAIKQYLYNANIASVEIERAANRAKVIVYTARPGMVIGKGGKGIETLKGGNVGTASKGETVFPGVASFTDNEVFIDVQEVRKAETNAQLVAENIATQLERRIAFRRAMKKAVATAMKFGAKGIRVRCAGRLGGSEMSRVETYREGRVPLHTLRADIEFGLAEARTKVGIIGVKVWIFKGEVLQRKSRRIQ, from the coding sequence ATGGGACAGAAGACCCATCCGTACGGCTTCCGCGTCGGCGTGATCAAGACGTGGAGCAGCAAGTGGTACGAGGACGGCAACGCGTACCAGAAGTGGCTCCACGAGGACATCCGCATCAAGCGGGCGATCAAGCAGTACCTCTACAACGCGAACATCGCGAGCGTGGAGATCGAGCGCGCCGCGAACCGGGCCAAGGTCATCGTCTACACGGCGCGTCCGGGGATGGTGATCGGCAAGGGCGGCAAGGGCATCGAGACGCTGAAGGGCGGCAACGTCGGCACCGCGAGCAAGGGTGAGACGGTGTTCCCGGGCGTCGCGTCCTTCACGGACAACGAGGTCTTCATCGACGTCCAGGAGGTCCGCAAGGCGGAGACGAACGCGCAGCTCGTCGCGGAGAACATCGCGACCCAGCTCGAGCGTCGTATCGCGTTCCGCCGCGCCATGAAGAAGGCCGTCGCGACGGCGATGAAGTTTGGCGCGAAGGGCATCCGCGTGCGGTGCGCGGGTCGTCTCGGTGGCAGCGAGATGAGCCGGGTCGAGACGTACCGCGAGGGTCGGGTTCCGCTCCACACGCTGCGCGCCGACATCGAGTTCGGCCTCGCCGAGGCGAGGACGAAGGTCGGCATCATCGGCGTGAAGGTGTGGATCTTCAAGGGTGAGGTTCTCCAGCGCAAATCGCGCCGGATTCAGTAG
- the rplP gene encoding 50S ribosomal protein L16 → MLSPKRTKFRKMQKGRIRGVATTGSDVSFGDFGLQALEPARITSRQIEAARMAIQRHCKRAGKLWIRIFPDRPVTKKPLEVRMGGGKGAPEEWAAAVRPGRVMYEISGVPEEMAREAFRLASHKLPMACKFIARGIV, encoded by the coding sequence ATGCTGTCTCCCAAGCGAACGAAGTTCCGCAAGATGCAGAAGGGCCGCATTCGCGGGGTTGCGACCACGGGAAGCGACGTGTCCTTCGGTGATTTCGGTCTGCAGGCGCTCGAACCCGCGCGCATCACGTCTCGCCAGATCGAGGCGGCGCGTATGGCGATTCAGCGTCACTGCAAGCGCGCGGGTAAGCTCTGGATCCGCATCTTCCCGGACCGGCCGGTGACGAAGAAGCCGCTCGAGGTCCGCATGGGTGGCGGAAAGGGTGCGCCGGAGGAGTGGGCCGCGGCGGTGCGGCCTGGCCGCGTCATGTACGAGATTTCGGGCGTGCCCGAGGAGATGGCGCGGGAGGCCTTCCGCCTCGCGTCGCACAAGCTCCCGATGGCGTGCAAGTTCATCGCTCGCGGGATCGTGTGA
- the rpmC gene encoding 50S ribosomal protein L29: MKAKDLRERTTEHLQELEKTLGREVFDAKFKNFTNRLNDTAAIRKARRDLARVKTVLQQRATESAAAEGNK; encoded by the coding sequence ATGAAGGCGAAGGATCTGCGCGAACGCACGACGGAGCACCTGCAGGAGCTCGAGAAGACCCTCGGGCGCGAGGTGTTCGACGCCAAATTCAAGAACTTCACGAACCGGCTGAACGACACGGCGGCGATCCGGAAGGCGCGCCGTGATCTCGCCCGGGTCAAGACGGTCCTCCAGCAGCGTGCCACCGAGTCGGCAGCGGCGGAAGGGAACAAGTAG
- the rpsQ gene encoding 30S ribosomal protein S17: MATNEANAPAAQAETAAKPHGFRRKLVGRVKSNKQDKTVVVEVVRNSPDPMYKKYVRARERYKAHDEKNEYKVGDRVEIQEHRPISREKRWIVTKLISRPVEE, encoded by the coding sequence ATGGCAACGAACGAGGCGAATGCGCCCGCCGCGCAGGCCGAGACGGCCGCGAAGCCGCATGGCTTCCGCCGCAAGCTCGTGGGGCGCGTGAAGAGCAACAAGCAGGACAAGACCGTCGTGGTCGAGGTCGTGCGTAACTCGCCGGACCCGATGTACAAGAAGTACGTCCGGGCTCGCGAGCGCTACAAGGCGCACGACGAGAAGAACGAGTACAAGGTCGGTGATCGCGTGGAGATCCAGGAGCACCGCCCGATTTCGCGCGAGAAGCGCTGGATCGTGACGAAGCTCATTTCCCGCCCGGTGGAGGAGTAG
- the rplN gene encoding 50S ribosomal protein L14, with amino-acid sequence MIQVTTHLEVADNSGARVVKCIKVLGGSRRKYAGLGDVIVVSIKEAMPGTKVKKGDTARAVVVRTAREYQRSDGTYIKFDTNSAVLINKEKEPIGTRIFGPVARELRAKKFMKIISLAPEVL; translated from the coding sequence ATGATCCAGGTCACGACGCATCTCGAAGTGGCTGACAACTCCGGGGCTCGGGTCGTCAAGTGCATCAAGGTTCTCGGTGGCTCGCGTCGCAAGTACGCGGGGCTCGGCGATGTGATCGTCGTGTCCATCAAGGAAGCCATGCCGGGCACCAAGGTGAAGAAGGGCGACACTGCGCGCGCGGTCGTGGTGCGCACGGCGCGTGAGTATCAGCGGTCGGACGGCACTTACATCAAGTTCGACACGAACAGCGCGGTGCTGATCAACAAGGAGAAGGAGCCGATCGGGACCCGTATTTTCGGGCCGGTGGCTCGCGAGCTCCGCGCGAAGAAGTTCATGAAGATCATCTCGCTCGCGCCGGAGGTGCTCTGA
- the rplX gene encoding 50S ribosomal protein L24 gives MRRLRVGDLVQVISGKDKGKQGRVTKVLAEDDKVVVEGINVVTRHQRPTPRNQQGGKITKEAPLHASKVMPVDPTTGKPTRVKATIVDGKKQRTAKSGAVIAAG, from the coding sequence ATGCGACGGCTCCGAGTCGGTGACCTCGTGCAGGTCATCAGCGGCAAGGACAAGGGCAAGCAGGGACGCGTGACGAAGGTCCTCGCGGAGGACGACAAGGTCGTCGTCGAGGGGATCAACGTGGTGACGCGGCACCAGCGCCCGACGCCGCGCAATCAGCAAGGCGGCAAGATCACGAAGGAGGCGCCGCTCCATGCCTCCAAGGTGATGCCGGTGGATCCGACGACGGGCAAGCCCACGCGGGTGAAGGCCACGATCGTCGATGGCAAGAAGCAGCGCACCGCGAAGAGCGGCGCCGTGATCGCGGCAGGCTGA
- the rplE gene encoding 50S ribosomal protein L5 translates to MPVDPNYAPRLRKKYREAVGAALTKRFGYKNPMMVPRLEKVVINMGLGAAVGNPKIIDSAVEDMRAISGQKPVVTRARKSIATFKLRENLPIGVMVTLRGERMWEFVDRLISFSLPRVRDFKGVSPKGFDGKGNFTMGLREQIIFPEIDYDKVDVVKGMNISFVTTARTDEEGRALLTELGIPFRH, encoded by the coding sequence GTGCCGGTCGATCCGAACTACGCGCCGCGTCTGCGCAAGAAGTATCGTGAGGCCGTCGGGGCCGCGCTCACGAAGCGCTTCGGGTACAAGAACCCGATGATGGTTCCGCGCCTCGAGAAGGTCGTGATCAACATGGGCCTCGGCGCTGCCGTCGGGAACCCGAAGATCATCGACTCCGCTGTCGAGGACATGCGGGCGATCTCGGGCCAGAAGCCGGTCGTGACGCGCGCCCGCAAGTCGATCGCGACGTTCAAGCTCCGCGAGAACCTCCCGATCGGCGTGATGGTCACGCTGCGCGGCGAGCGGATGTGGGAGTTCGTCGATCGCCTGATCAGCTTCTCCCTGCCGCGCGTTCGCGACTTCAAGGGCGTGAGCCCGAAGGGCTTCGACGGCAAGGGGAATTTCACGATGGGTCTGCGCGAGCAGATCATTTTCCCTGAAATCGACTACGACAAGGTCGACGTCGTGAAGGGAATGAACATCTCGTTCGTGACGACCGCGCGCACCGACGAGGAGGGACGAGCCCTTCTCACGGAGCTTGGGATCCCGTTCAGGCATTGA
- a CDS encoding type Z 30S ribosomal protein S14 yields MARAKEFAKLNRPPKFAVRHRNRCKVCGRSRAYYRDFELCRICLRTFALRGELPGVIKASW; encoded by the coding sequence ATGGCCCGTGCAAAAGAATTCGCCAAGCTGAACCGGCCGCCCAAGTTCGCCGTGCGGCACCGGAACCGTTGCAAGGTGTGCGGCCGTTCGCGGGCTTATTACCGCGATTTCGAGCTCTGCCGCATCTGTCTTCGTACGTTCGCGCTCCGAGGCGAGCTGCCGGGCGTGATCAAGGCGAGCTGGTGA
- the rpsH gene encoding 30S ribosomal protein S8 translates to MMTDPIADMLTRIRNAALARHDRTEVPASKMKQAVAEILKSEGYIADVRPSESNSGKLTIVLKYGRDRSSAIDGVRRVSRPGRRVYVKHDRIPRVLSGLGISILSTSHGLMSDRDARKNKLGGELLCEVW, encoded by the coding sequence ATGATGACCGATCCGATCGCCGACATGCTGACCCGGATCCGGAACGCTGCCCTTGCGCGGCACGATCGGACCGAGGTTCCTGCAAGCAAAATGAAGCAGGCCGTTGCCGAGATCCTCAAGTCCGAGGGTTACATCGCGGATGTGCGGCCGAGTGAAAGCAACTCTGGGAAGCTGACGATCGTGCTGAAGTACGGGCGTGACCGCTCGAGCGCGATCGACGGCGTCCGTCGGGTGAGCCGCCCGGGGCGACGCGTGTACGTCAAGCACGACCGCATCCCCCGCGTGCTCTCCGGGCTCGGGATCTCGATCCTGAGCACCTCCCACGGCCTGATGAGCGACCGCGACGCCCGCAAAAACAAGCTCGGAGGCGAGCTCCTCTGCGAGGTGTGGTGA
- the rplF gene encoding 50S ribosomal protein L6 produces MQTATTQQSETAKTSRIGKRPVDVPKGVTVAVQGRKLEVKGAKGQLARELPASVEVKVDGAKVHVTSTAPGRDGSRLQGLVRALLAGMVKGASDGYERVLELKGTGYRVDLKGTTLTFALGYSHPVVFNVPKGLTATIPADSKGTVLVLNGADKELIGQTAATIRGFRPPEPYGGKGVRYRGERVREKAGKAGGKGGKK; encoded by the coding sequence ATGCAGACGGCTACGACGCAACAAAGCGAGACCGCCAAGACCTCGCGCATCGGCAAGCGGCCGGTGGACGTCCCCAAGGGCGTCACCGTGGCGGTGCAGGGGCGCAAGCTCGAGGTCAAGGGCGCCAAGGGGCAGCTCGCGCGCGAGCTGCCCGCCTCGGTCGAAGTGAAGGTCGACGGCGCCAAGGTGCACGTGACCTCGACGGCCCCCGGGCGTGATGGCTCGCGGCTGCAGGGGCTCGTGCGTGCGCTGCTCGCCGGCATGGTGAAGGGTGCGTCCGACGGCTACGAGCGGGTGCTCGAGCTGAAGGGCACCGGTTACCGTGTCGACTTGAAGGGCACGACGCTCACGTTCGCGCTCGGGTATTCGCACCCGGTCGTGTTCAACGTGCCGAAGGGCCTCACGGCGACGATCCCTGCGGATTCGAAGGGCACCGTCCTCGTCCTGAATGGCGCCGACAAGGAGCTCATCGGGCAGACGGCTGCGACGATCCGCGGCTTCCGTCCGCCGGAGCCCTACGGTGGCAAGGGCGTTCGTTATCGCGGCGAGCGCGTTCGCGAGAAGGCCGGTAAGGCTGGCGGTAAGGGCGGCAAGAAGTAA